The sequence below is a genomic window from Chondrinema litorale.
AATGGAAAGATTTGAAGAAAAACTAAATGCACATGGTGGCAACTTTAAAAGAGCGGCTATAGAGTTAGCAAAAGATTGGAGAACAGATCGTTTCTTAAGAAAGCTGGAAGCAATGATGATTGCAGCTTCTCAAGATGAAATTTTAGTTATCTCAGGAACTGGAGATGTTTTAGAGCCAGATAATCAAATAGCTGCAATTGGTTCTGGTAGTATGTATGCGCAATCTGCTGCTACTGCATTAAAGAAGCATGCTCCACATCTTACTGCCGAAGAAATGGTAAGAGAAAGTTTAAATATCGCAGCAGATATTTGTATTTATACGAACCATAATTTGATTATCGAAACACTAGATTAATCGTAGTAAGTATTAATAATTTTAGAAGAGAATAGCTTGAGATTTTAAACTCACTGTTCTCTTTTTTTATTATTGAATACCTGAAAACTTGTATTTTTAGGTTAAAAATGAAGTGATATAAACGGTTTAGCAAAATTAATTATTACTTTACTATAGTGATTTACTACATAGGCTAATATTGCCAAAAAATAATTATACAATACCGCTCTTTTACAAATTATTATCGATTTCTTTTTGATACTCTCAGAAAATGAGAATTTATGAATAATTTAAATTCTAATAGAGATTTTTTTATTTTTAATCAACTCGTAAATAAAAATTTAGCTGGTGTAAATGATAAACTACTAAAATTTTCTTCTCGAGAAATATTTCTATTGGATAGTGCGGTAAAAAATCAAAGAAAAATTATCACTATTCTTGACCATCATACCAAGAAATATTTATATGTAAGTGATAATGTTGAAGATGTAATTGGACTTACCCACCAAAGCTTAATCTTAAATGGATATTATTATTTTGTAAATCATATTCTGCATCCAGAAGATGTAAATATGATTAGAGCTACTATTGATATAGCAAGAGAATTTGTTAAAAACTCTTTTTCTGAAGATGAAAAGGCGAACATGAATTATGTGTATAGCATGAGGATTAAAAATAGCTATAATCAAGATGTTCAATTGTTATACAAAAGTCAAATTCATGAGATTAAAGAAGATTATCAGATAGAATTAGGCTTTACATCAAATGTAAGTCATTGGAAGAAAAGCAAGTATCATTATGCTTTTATAAAATCGGCGACTAAAAATTTGTTGTTATATGCTGAGCCCGAAACATTTAATGTAGAAGAAATCCATTTTACTAAGGCTCAATTAAATGTACTCTCTCAATTAGCCCAAGGAAAAAGTGTCAATGATGTTGCTGAGGCGCTCTATTTAAGTAAGCATACGATTGAAACCCACCGTAAACACATGTTATCTAAAACTAAGTTTAGTGACACAAACGAACTTATCAATTTTGCATTAGAAGCAGGCTTGGTATAATCAATTTAACTAAAATCAAATTTTAATGACTTTCAGAGACAATGGGGAAAGTGCTTTTAGTCACTTTAATAAAATGATATTGAAGAACATGGGAGTAGGTGAGCCAAATAATTTAACATTAAAGTCAGAAGATTTTGAAATCCTTAATAAGTTGGCAGAAAGCCAGCAATCGGTGTTATTTATTATTAATTATACTAAGCAAAACTATGAGTTTATAAGTGAAAATTGTGAAGAGATTATCAATATAACTCATGATTATTTAAAGGGTGGTTATCAAGCAGTTTTGAATGTTATTTATCCAGAAGATCAAATTTATGTATCAAAAGCTTTAGGAAAAGCCTTTGAGTATATGTTTGAGCATTTTAGTGTAGAAGAAATGAAAAATATGACATATGCTCATACTTACAGAATGATTGATAGAGATAAAAATCTAATTCAAATATTGCAAAGAGGAAGCCTGCTAGAGGTAAATAAAGAGAAAAAACCTTTAACTGAATCTGGCATGCTGGCAAATGTGAGCCATTGGAAAAAAACTGATCAGTCACTGTTTTTTGTAAAGTCTGGTGAGAAAAGTCTTTTTTTGGTTAGGTTACCAAATTCAGCTGAGGTAGAAAAGATAGAGTTGAGTTATGCGCAGTTAAAAGTACTTAGAAGTTTAGCTAAAGGCAATGATTCTCAGACAGCAGCTAAGGAGTTAAAAATTAGCAAGTATACGATAGATACACATCGTAAGCATATACTTGCTAAAACCGGATTCTCAGATATAAATGCAGTGATTCATTTTGCTGTAGAAGCTGGAATATTATAAACTTATACTTTTAATGAATCATAAATCTGAACTTTATTCCATAGATGAGAAGTATCCTCGACAAATTTAACATGATCTGGATGTGTCTGGTAGATATCTTGATCTTCCTTGTTTTTAAAAGTAACAACAAGAGAGAAAGAGTATGAATTATCTACGATTTCTCTTGGTGTGTTTGCAGGTACTCCGATATAAGAAGTAACCACGACCTCTACTTTTTTTAAGTAGGTTCTCGCATTTTTGAGAAAAGTTTTTCGATGTTCTTCATTTTCAGGTTCTTTTAGCCATATAAACACCATGTGGGTAAAATCACCACTTTTAGATGGTGCAGAAGTTGTTGATGCAGCATTTACCAAACTGCTTGTTCCAAAGATTGCCATACTTCCTGTAAATAGCTTTTTAAAAAAATTTCTTTTTGTAGACATTTTTTATCTCATTAATAAAATTTTGATAAGTGATTGATCTAAATTATAAAAAAGGAGTTTTTGATCAAAACAAATAAGATTATCTATTGCTTTTGAGAAAAAATGTTGCTCATATTCTTATTTGTATTAATAAATTAGATTTTAGAATTATACGATTACAAGCTACATTTGAAGCTCTTTTTTTCAATTTACAGCTTTTAATATGTTTTTAGAACCACAATTAAACAACTCTCCTCATAAACCCCAATCTGGTTGGATAGAAGTAGTGTGTGGGTCAATGTTTTCTGGTAAAACTGAAGAGTTGATCAGGAGAGCAAGAAGGGCAGTAATTGCTCAGCAAGAAGTTAAAATCTTTAAGCCCTCTGTAGATACACGTTATCATGAACATAATGTAGTTTCTCATAACAAAAATAGCTTGCAGTCAATCGCTGTTACAAGTAGCTCCGAAATTGAAAAGTTTACTAAAGAAGGTGATGTAATTGCGATAGATGAAGCTCAATTTTTTGATGAGGGTATTATCGATGTATGTGTACAACTAGCAAACAATGGGCACAGAGTGATTGTTTGTGGACTAGACATGGATTTTGAAGGTAAACCCTTTGGGTCAATGCCCGGATTAATGAGTGTTGCTGAGTTTGTAACAAAACTACATGCAATATGTGCCAGTTGTGGCGATGTAGCATCTTATTCTTTCAGGTTAGTAGCATCAAAAGACAAAGTGCTTTTAGGAGAAATGAATGCTTACGAAGCTAGGTGCCGAAAATGTTATGTTGTAGGTATAAAAGAAAACGAAAAGAATAAAGAGGGTTCTAAATCGATATAAAAAACGGTGGTCAAAATTAACTTTGACCGCCGTTATTCATAAAATTATCTCAACTTATTAAGAAATAGCTGCGATAGCTTTTTCATAATCAGGTTCTTGAGCAATTTCTGGGACTTGTTCTGTGTAAACTACCTTTCCGTCTTCATTAAGAATTACTACAGCTCTTGAAAATAAGCCTGCTAATGGACCTTCTACCATACTTACATGGTAAGCATCTTCAAAAGTATTGTTTTTATATTGTGAAGTAGGAACTACACCACTAAGTCCTTCTGCTTCGCAAAAACGTTTATGTGCAAAAGGTAAATCCTTAGAAATACATAAAACTACTGTGTTATCCACTTCAGAAGCTTTAGCATTAAATGCTCTTACAGAAGCTGCACAAATACCTGTATCTACACTTGGAAAAATATTTAGTACTACTTTCTTGCCTTTGTAGTCAGCTAATGTGGTATCGCTTAAATCAGATTTAGTTAATGTAAAATCTGGTGCTAGAGAACCTACTTCTGGCAATGTTCCAGAAGTGTTAATTGTATTTCCTTTAAAAGTTATTGAAGCCATTTTATTAAATTTTACTGATTTGCTTATCTGTTTTATTATATAAAATAATGTTTACATCAAATGTTTGAGAAATATAACTACTCCGGAAAAATATCGGATTATATAGTTGAAATTTTACAGTAATTTGTTAAAAAGAGTATAAGAATTTCTTGCTGATTATTTATTTAAATCAGAGAGAGGGGTAAAAAATCAGATCAGGAGTAGGTAAGACATACAATTATTCAGCGAGGCCATTCTCTTTGTTTGTATAATATGTCTGTAATTTATCATAATCGTTAAGCTGCTCAATTTTAATTAGTTTCGTGCTTTCGTTTGATGAAGTAACTTCAAAAAATTCACCTCTTAAATCGAACAGAGAAATTTTGTAACCTTCTTTATATTGGGTAAACAGCAATTTGCCATTGCCAAAAACAATAGCGCCTTTTTCCATTAAAGATAAATTGCTAAAGTTTTCTATTGGTATCATCATTTAATTAATTAAAGCTTTGTCCTTGAATATGTGTGGAAAAAATTAGGGCAATTAAAATAATATAATTTTTTTTAACTTAAAAGCAAAATAATATTAATAAAAAATTAAATTTCACCTACTTACCCTGTTTGTTTTGTACTCTCCATCTTTTAAACTAACAACAAAAGCATCTTTAAATCCTTCTTTGCGAAGTTTTGCCATAAGCTTTTTGGCAATGTCTAAATCGTACTCTCTACCAACCATATACCTATATTGGTAGGTTTGACCTGGAAACTTGTATTCTTCTACTCGAATATCTAGTTTTTGAAAGCGACTTTCTTTGAGATTCACTGGAGTGGTAGATGCCATAATTTGCACTTTATATACCGTGCTTCTATCTTCCACTTTTACATTTTCTTCATCTAAAAATGTTCTAAAACCTCTAAAAATAGCAGAAGCTATATAGTCTTGGCCTAGCTCTGAGTTTAAAAACTTTTCTTCAGTTGGGTTAGTCATAAAACCACATTCTACTAAAACACCTGGCATTTTTGTATACTGTAATGCTTGCAAATTGTATCCTCTGTCTCTGGCATCCATTACACCACGGCTTTTTCTTCCAGCTCTGGTGCTAAATTCATGTTCTATAATATTTGCCAGTTTTTTACTAGATGCAAACTTATTACTGTGTATATGAGTACGTGTGCCAAAAATGGCTTTGTTTGGATTCGAGTTACAATGAATGCTTATAAAATAATCTGCACCAGACTTATTTGCTCTTTCTACTCTACTATCAAGAGAGATTTTAGAGTCTGTTGTTCTTGAGTATATTATTTTAGTATTAGTTATTCTTTCAGATATATAATTGCCAAGCTTGGTAGCAATTTCGAGATTAAGATGTTTTTCATCTTTCATCCCATCTTGTCTTGCTTCGTTTCCAGGATCACCACCACCATGTCCTGGGTCTATAAATACAGTGATTGTTTTTTTGGTATTTTGTGCTTGCGTAAAACCAACTGAAACAACCAGAATTAATGTGAATAAAAAAATACACCTCTTGTTCTGGAATTGCATGGAATTATTTTTCAAAAAAATAAATCTAAAAATATTAAAATTACAGGAGATCGTATAATCTCAGAACTTGTATTGGCGCTTTAGATTATCAAATTTGAGTGATTTCTTAATCTAATAGCCGAGATATAAAAAAAATAAGCAAATTAGCTGTTTTCTTCTACTATAAAGTCTAAGAAATTTTGAGTGCTTGATCGCAAAACCTGATAGCAAATTTCAAAACCTTCGTCTCCTTGATAATATGGATCTTCTACATCTTTGGAAGATTGCTGCTCATCAAATTCACGCATTTTAAAAACCTTTGCCTTTTTATTGCTTACAGATTTTTCCATTTCTCTAATGGCTTTCATGTTATTTTCATCCATACCAAGAATGTAGTCGAATTTTTCAAAATCTCCTGGAGATAGCTGGCGACTGTGGTGTGTCAGTGTAATTCCATGTGAGCTGGCAGTGCGTCTCATGCGTTTATCTGGAAGTTCACCTGCGTGATAACCAATAATACCGGCTGAATCGCACTCTATTTGGTCTGTTAAATCAGCTTCTTCCACTTGTGCTTTAAAAACTCCTTCTGCCATGGGAGATCGGCAAATATTGCCAAGACAAACAAACAGTACTTTTATCATTGTGTATTAAAATCTTTCTTGAAATGTTACAAATTTAATATTTAAATTTTGCCTAATTAACCTCCACTTACTTTAGTTTTAGAATAGCCTGCTTTTATTAAAATATCTTTAGCTTTTTGTCTAACATCTCCTTGTAGCAAAATCTCTCCATCTTTTATACTACCTCCAATACCACATTGAGTTTTTAACTTTTTACCCAATGTTTCTAAATCGTTTGTTTTACCAACAAAGCCAGTAATTACAGTAACTTGCTTACCACCTCTGCCTTTTTTTTCCAGTAATACTCTTAAATCCTGTTGGGTTTCGCCAAGTGTGTCTGGTTGCAGAAGCCCTTTAAATTGTTCATTATATTCAAAATCAGAATTAGTTGAGTAAACTACACCTTCTCTGTTTTTATGATTTTTCTTTGCCAAAACAATAAGTTTTTATAATTGAAAAAT
It includes:
- the hslV gene encoding ATP-dependent protease subunit HslV, with the protein product MTKIRSTTVCAVLHNGKIAIGADGQATMGNTVAKSNVKKIRKLQGGKVVIGFAGSTADAFSLMERFEEKLNAHGGNFKRAAIELAKDWRTDRFLRKLEAMMIAASQDEILVISGTGDVLEPDNQIAAIGSGSMYAQSAATALKKHAPHLTAEEMVRESLNIAADICIYTNHNLIIETLD
- a CDS encoding LuxR C-terminal-related transcriptional regulator, giving the protein MNNLNSNRDFFIFNQLVNKNLAGVNDKLLKFSSREIFLLDSAVKNQRKIITILDHHTKKYLYVSDNVEDVIGLTHQSLILNGYYYFVNHILHPEDVNMIRATIDIAREFVKNSFSEDEKANMNYVYSMRIKNSYNQDVQLLYKSQIHEIKEDYQIELGFTSNVSHWKKSKYHYAFIKSATKNLLLYAEPETFNVEEIHFTKAQLNVLSQLAQGKSVNDVAEALYLSKHTIETHRKHMLSKTKFSDTNELINFALEAGLV
- a CDS encoding LuxR C-terminal-related transcriptional regulator gives rise to the protein MTFRDNGESAFSHFNKMILKNMGVGEPNNLTLKSEDFEILNKLAESQQSVLFIINYTKQNYEFISENCEEIINITHDYLKGGYQAVLNVIYPEDQIYVSKALGKAFEYMFEHFSVEEMKNMTYAHTYRMIDRDKNLIQILQRGSLLEVNKEKKPLTESGMLANVSHWKKTDQSLFFVKSGEKSLFLVRLPNSAEVEKIELSYAQLKVLRSLAKGNDSQTAAKELKISKYTIDTHRKHILAKTGFSDINAVIHFAVEAGIL
- a CDS encoding Dabb family protein, which encodes MSTKRNFFKKLFTGSMAIFGTSSLVNAASTTSAPSKSGDFTHMVFIWLKEPENEEHRKTFLKNARTYLKKVEVVVTSYIGVPANTPREIVDNSYSFSLVVTFKNKEDQDIYQTHPDHVKFVEDTSHLWNKVQIYDSLKV
- a CDS encoding thymidine kinase; the encoded protein is MFLEPQLNNSPHKPQSGWIEVVCGSMFSGKTEELIRRARRAVIAQQEVKIFKPSVDTRYHEHNVVSHNKNSLQSIAVTSSSEIEKFTKEGDVIAIDEAQFFDEGIIDVCVQLANNGHRVIVCGLDMDFEGKPFGSMPGLMSVAEFVTKLHAICASCGDVASYSFRLVASKDKVLLGEMNAYEARCRKCYVVGIKENEKNKEGSKSI
- the tpx gene encoding thiol peroxidase, which encodes MASITFKGNTINTSGTLPEVGSLAPDFTLTKSDLSDTTLADYKGKKVVLNIFPSVDTGICAASVRAFNAKASEVDNTVVLCISKDLPFAHKRFCEAEGLSGVVPTSQYKNNTFEDAYHVSMVEGPLAGLFSRAVVILNEDGKVVYTEQVPEIAQEPDYEKAIAAIS
- a CDS encoding N-acetylmuramoyl-L-alanine amidase encodes the protein MQFQNKRCIFLFTLILVVSVGFTQAQNTKKTITVFIDPGHGGGDPGNEARQDGMKDEKHLNLEIATKLGNYISERITNTKIIYSRTTDSKISLDSRVERANKSGADYFISIHCNSNPNKAIFGTRTHIHSNKFASSKKLANIIEHEFSTRAGRKSRGVMDARDRGYNLQALQYTKMPGVLVECGFMTNPTEEKFLNSELGQDYIASAIFRGFRTFLDEENVKVEDRSTVYKVQIMASTTPVNLKESRFQKLDIRVEEYKFPGQTYQYRYMVGREYDLDIAKKLMAKLRKEGFKDAFVVSLKDGEYKTNRVSR
- a CDS encoding low molecular weight protein-tyrosine-phosphatase, which produces MIKVLFVCLGNICRSPMAEGVFKAQVEEADLTDQIECDSAGIIGYHAGELPDKRMRRTASSHGITLTHHSRQLSPGDFEKFDYILGMDENNMKAIREMEKSVSNKKAKVFKMREFDEQQSSKDVEDPYYQGDEGFEICYQVLRSSTQNFLDFIVEENS
- a CDS encoding translation initiation factor, coding for MAKKNHKNREGVVYSTNSDFEYNEQFKGLLQPDTLGETQQDLRVLLEKKGRGGKQVTVITGFVGKTNDLETLGKKLKTQCGIGGSIKDGEILLQGDVRQKAKDILIKAGYSKTKVSGG